A region from the Stygiolobus caldivivus genome encodes:
- a CDS encoding amino acid permease, translated as MKFLRESSGFVREFNAFDAFALNFSFLGPAAGVAYPLFVSAFLPEASWTVSVLLGALLMTPLVLNYYLLTVLIPRSGGDYVFVSRALGPYAGTILGMSLVMAFSMGFPVLAMLEVLMVIVPGLQSLGYVLRDKALFAVASSILSTPLYLFSVTTVVILSIFALSISEKVFVKTFRYLTVLQIIGTLIMLGGLFGAGGHAVASDLNLNAQTLSLSSMFVLSMFAFANAPAFFAGEIKKSRKSFLAGYLISYAVATLLALLLVIGIERLFGKAQYINYVLNGWDLPLSTSSLLSFGVYPFLNLPLIVLFLVVSSLSWYVLYAMINVGASSRVLFSLSFDRVLPSFFAEIRRGIPVYSVTFTLVLSMLFNYIEVYLGYSVSFAVDGLWFVIWNYLVVAIASIKYGREDRRIMVTAIASLMSLVLVVIMSVVYGLVDRPFGSVIFEGNTVFDFVTIMIPPIVGSTVYFVAQKVRKRQGIELKEVYKEIPPE; from the coding sequence ATGAAATTCCTCAGGGAGTCGTCTGGGTTTGTGAGGGAATTTAACGCGTTTGACGCGTTTGCACTTAATTTCTCATTTTTAGGGCCCGCGGCTGGAGTAGCCTACCCCCTGTTCGTGTCAGCCTTCCTCCCCGAGGCCAGCTGGACAGTATCAGTACTCCTAGGTGCACTCCTCATGACCCCCTTAGTCCTAAACTATTACCTCCTTACCGTCCTGATACCGCGGTCTGGAGGAGACTACGTGTTTGTCTCAAGGGCTTTAGGCCCTTACGCAGGGACTATCTTAGGGATGTCCTTGGTGATGGCTTTTTCCATGGGGTTCCCCGTCCTGGCAATGCTTGAGGTCCTTATGGTGATAGTACCCGGGCTACAGTCCTTAGGGTACGTGTTAAGGGACAAGGCCCTTTTTGCCGTAGCTAGCTCTATCCTCTCCACTCCGCTTTACCTCTTCTCCGTTACGACAGTAGTAATACTCTCTATTTTTGCGTTATCTATATCTGAAAAGGTCTTTGTAAAGACGTTTAGGTACCTCACGGTATTACAGATTATCGGGACCTTAATAATGCTGGGCGGTCTATTCGGTGCAGGAGGCCACGCAGTCGCTTCTGACCTAAACCTCAATGCACAGACCCTTTCCTTGTCCTCTATGTTTGTATTATCAATGTTTGCTTTCGCGAACGCCCCTGCCTTCTTTGCAGGAGAGATAAAAAAGAGCAGGAAAAGTTTCCTAGCAGGGTACCTGATATCTTATGCCGTAGCTACCTTACTGGCCCTCCTCTTAGTAATAGGGATAGAACGCTTGTTCGGGAAAGCCCAATACATAAACTACGTCCTTAACGGCTGGGATTTACCCCTGTCCACGTCATCCCTCTTATCTTTCGGTGTTTACCCGTTCTTAAACCTCCCCCTAATTGTACTCTTTTTGGTGGTGTCGTCCTTAAGCTGGTACGTCCTCTATGCAATGATAAATGTAGGAGCCTCTTCGAGGGTGCTTTTCTCCCTTTCCTTCGATAGAGTACTCCCCTCATTTTTTGCTGAAATAAGGAGAGGGATCCCGGTGTACTCGGTAACATTTACGTTAGTCCTTTCAATGCTGTTCAACTATATCGAAGTGTACTTGGGGTACTCTGTCAGTTTTGCAGTCGATGGGTTATGGTTTGTGATATGGAACTACTTGGTCGTCGCAATAGCGTCAATAAAATACGGGAGAGAGGACAGGAGGATCATGGTCACGGCTATTGCGTCCTTGATGTCCTTGGTACTAGTGGTCATAATGTCAGTAGTCTACGGCCTCGTAGACAGACCGTTCGGGAGTGTTATATTTGAGGGAAATACTGTATTCGACTTCGTCACGATAATGATACCGCCGATTGTAGGGTCTACAGTTTATTTTGTCGCACAGAAGGTCAGGAAAAGACAGGGGATAGAACTAAAGGAAGTGTATAAGGAAATCCCTCCCGAATAA
- a CDS encoding peroxiredoxin — translation MKVKIGDQAPDFEVVTDEGTKIKLSDFRGKFVVLYFYPKDDTPGCRVEAMSFRDNFKDLEKLNAVVIGVSGDSVESHKKFKQKYSLPFILVSDEDGRIRELYGAKGLLVPPRVTFVIDKEGRIIHIYSSQLSPSSHVTEALKVIKGESEKTSN, via the coding sequence ATGAAAGTAAAAATCGGAGACCAAGCACCGGATTTTGAAGTGGTCACAGACGAGGGTACCAAAATTAAGTTATCAGACTTTAGGGGTAAATTTGTGGTACTATACTTTTACCCTAAGGACGACACTCCGGGGTGTAGAGTAGAAGCTATGTCATTCAGGGACAATTTTAAAGACCTAGAGAAACTTAACGCTGTGGTTATAGGAGTAAGCGGAGACTCTGTAGAGTCACATAAAAAGTTTAAACAGAAATATTCGTTACCTTTTATCCTCGTGTCAGATGAAGACGGTAGAATAAGGGAACTTTACGGTGCCAAAGGCTTGCTCGTCCCACCTAGGGTAACATTTGTAATAGATAAGGAAGGGAGGATAATCCATATCTATTCTTCTCAGCTCAGCCCGTCATCACACGTTACAGAAGCCCTCAAAGTAATAAAGGGTGAGTCTGAGAAAACGAGTAACTAA
- a CDS encoding amidohydrolase family protein codes for MDFHFHAPVKEFLNYLGEYAEPALRYFNAKVEVKDLRQTLDEMETIGIKRVVILPIDSTTFLGRGIPNRLIGEIRDPRVVKFVSVDPLKQSAQEELEKAIKEIEPQGVKFHPQLQGFHPLDERAMKLYEVVERHGLIAVFHTGTSGIGAGVRSGIRLDYGRPIYFDEIAVRFPELKIVLAHFGWPWTEEALAIALHKPNVYVDLSGWAPKYIPRAVWDNAKRLSEKLLFGSDFPLVSPQRWLKEFEAIPLDGDIKRKIMKGNAEKLLR; via the coding sequence ATAGACTTTCACTTTCACGCCCCGGTTAAAGAATTCCTTAACTACTTGGGTGAGTATGCGGAGCCCGCCCTGAGGTACTTTAACGCTAAGGTAGAGGTTAAAGACCTCAGGCAGACCTTAGACGAAATGGAGACTATAGGTATTAAAAGGGTAGTCATACTGCCTATAGACTCTACGACATTTCTCGGGAGGGGGATCCCTAACCGGCTTATAGGTGAGATCAGGGACCCGAGGGTGGTCAAGTTCGTCTCGGTAGACCCACTTAAGCAGAGTGCCCAAGAAGAACTGGAAAAAGCTATAAAGGAAATAGAGCCCCAAGGAGTGAAATTTCACCCCCAGCTGCAGGGTTTCCACCCCTTAGACGAAAGGGCTATGAAGCTGTACGAGGTGGTAGAGAGGCACGGTCTAATAGCTGTTTTCCATACCGGGACTTCGGGGATAGGGGCCGGAGTGAGGTCGGGTATAAGGTTGGACTACGGGAGGCCTATTTATTTTGACGAAATAGCCGTAAGGTTCCCCGAGTTAAAGATAGTCTTGGCCCATTTCGGGTGGCCGTGGACTGAAGAAGCGTTAGCGATAGCTTTACATAAACCTAATGTCTACGTGGATCTGTCAGGTTGGGCACCGAAGTACATACCTAGAGCTGTCTGGGATAACGCTAAGAGGCTCTCCGAGAAATTACTCTTCGGTTCAGACTTTCCTTTAGTAAGCCCTCAGAGGTGGCTTAAAGAATTTGAGGCTATACCCTTAGACGGGGACATAAAGAGGAAGATAATGAAGGGTAACGCAGAAAAGCTATTACGGTAG
- a CDS encoding HEPN domain-containing protein: MLIILCLAKRVEDWLKQAERDLEEARFANSGGYYELMLSSSATCRKSS, from the coding sequence ATGTTAATTATACTATGTCTAGCGAAGAGAGTAGAGGATTGGTTAAAGCAAGCTGAGAGGGACCTGGAAGAAGCCCGTTTTGCAAACTCTGGAGGATATTACGAACTCATGCTTTCTTCCTCAGCAACGTGTAGAAAAAGCAGTTAA
- a CDS encoding acyl-CoA dehydrogenase family protein gives MSELLLSSVREFVKRYVEPVAVKVDREDWYPRELVRKMGEMGFLAPMAEGLNLLETSLILKEVSKSSGSVALIQDAQGELVTEPLRVYGDEKEIVEKLSKGELIGGFALSEPQGGSDVASIRTRAERQNGRWVIKGKKMWTTQGLYADVFIVAAKTGDKGLKSITTFLVERGPCTKVDKIEVMGNRGTGTAEVEFNGCEAKSVIGGVDGGWEVVKYALLVGRVAISAIAIGLAEGAVEEAISWAQERELFGSKLADKQGIQWYIADAVAKLSSLNTMLKSFVKAEDVFKDEGRIAVLKYVSTKVATEVVDRAVQIMGGLGYAKGSKSERAYRDVRLTRIGEGTDEVQLGIIYKVLRREGLQYFTDNMSI, from the coding sequence ATGAGTGAACTTTTGTTGTCCTCCGTAAGGGAATTCGTAAAAAGGTATGTTGAACCGGTAGCTGTTAAGGTCGACAGAGAGGACTGGTACCCCCGAGAACTGGTGAGGAAAATGGGAGAAATGGGGTTCCTGGCCCCGATGGCGGAGGGCCTCAACTTACTTGAGACTAGCTTAATTTTAAAAGAGGTCTCCAAATCCAGCGGTTCTGTCGCCTTAATCCAAGACGCTCAGGGAGAATTGGTTACCGAACCTCTCAGGGTGTACGGGGACGAAAAGGAAATTGTCGAAAAGCTCTCTAAGGGGGAACTGATCGGAGGTTTTGCCCTCAGTGAACCTCAGGGAGGGAGTGACGTCGCTTCAATAAGGACGAGGGCTGAGAGACAGAACGGGAGGTGGGTAATAAAGGGGAAGAAGATGTGGACTACGCAAGGACTATATGCTGACGTGTTTATTGTCGCCGCTAAAACAGGTGATAAAGGACTGAAGTCGATAACTACGTTTTTAGTGGAGAGAGGGCCTTGTACTAAGGTGGATAAAATAGAGGTCATGGGTAATAGGGGGACGGGTACTGCAGAAGTAGAATTTAACGGGTGCGAAGCCAAGAGCGTTATTGGAGGTGTAGACGGGGGGTGGGAGGTGGTAAAGTACGCGCTCTTAGTCGGGAGGGTCGCGATTTCTGCCATTGCGATAGGTCTAGCCGAAGGGGCTGTGGAAGAGGCGATAAGCTGGGCCCAAGAGAGGGAGCTCTTCGGTAGTAAACTGGCGGACAAGCAGGGGATACAGTGGTATATCGCAGATGCGGTAGCGAAGCTCTCGTCGTTAAATACGATGTTAAAGTCCTTCGTTAAGGCCGAGGACGTGTTTAAAGACGAGGGCAGGATCGCAGTTTTAAAGTATGTGTCGACCAAGGTAGCGACTGAGGTAGTGGATAGAGCTGTGCAGATAATGGGAGGGTTAGGCTATGCAAAAGGGAGCAAGTCCGAGAGGGCTTATAGGGACGTAAGGCTGACCAGGATAGGAGAAGGTACTGATGAAGTGCAACTCGGGATAATTTATAAAGTACTCAGGAGAGAAGGGTTACAGTATTTCACAGATAACATGTCAATTTAA
- a CDS encoding VapB-type antitoxin produces the protein MKSTISVSEEVKELLERKKKEMEVKLGKPLTWDEFFQEVLKGENVPTLTEEVETLKRLVLEDRENWKVREFA, from the coding sequence GTGAAATCAACAATAAGTGTGAGCGAAGAGGTCAAAGAACTGCTTGAAAGGAAGAAAAAAGAAATGGAGGTCAAGTTAGGTAAACCTTTAACCTGGGATGAATTTTTCCAAGAAGTACTTAAGGGAGAGAACGTACCTACGTTAACTGAGGAGGTGGAGACGCTGAAAAGGCTGGTACTAGAGGACAGGGAGAATTGGAAAGTAAGAGAGTTTGCTTAG
- a CDS encoding DUF2173 family protein, which yields MSEAKLDRLMKIKGTIAAGHFSADGKLLGYKGDIPKEIAELVAKMCAANTMMGSMEAEGFTMLTKMKWTPFHGWAVAAGDYAVCVMGHYGIFVKLDEADFNLIFKELGEVARE from the coding sequence ATGAGCGAGGCAAAACTCGATAGGTTGATGAAAATAAAGGGAACGATAGCAGCTGGTCATTTTTCAGCAGACGGAAAACTACTGGGGTACAAAGGTGACATACCCAAAGAAATAGCGGAACTGGTAGCTAAGATGTGTGCGGCGAATACAATGATGGGCAGTATGGAAGCCGAAGGGTTTACCATGTTGACCAAGATGAAATGGACACCGTTCCACGGGTGGGCTGTAGCTGCAGGTGACTACGCAGTATGCGTGATGGGGCACTACGGGATATTCGTGAAACTAGATGAAGCCGACTTCAACCTAATATTCAAAGAGTTAGGAGAAGTAGCTAGAGAGTGA
- a CDS encoding AMP-binding protein has product MEAKFYGLEKVIREWEEAKRDPEKFWADKSKVLTWFRRPDKIIEGQPPFEKWFVNGFLNISYNAVDRHLPDKAEKVAFYWVNERLESKAISYRDLYCEVNRAAYVLRELGVKRGDSVSLLMPSIPEALYFSLAAHRLGATLVIHYVGLSAETLSYRLNDCDSKVMVVASKGFRNGNEIRIKDFVDKLLNEYKTPVEKLLVVKRGYDDFNVNSRDVIYEEVKPRGRVEVDPVAVESNETATIYYTSGTTGRPKGLTHSNGGYLVALNTAFKSIFSPKGDDVWWTISELGWPVWPMANVYVIPVLGLTGVLFEGFVGYKSDLFSRIIERFGVSLVWSSTTTLYTLKSLGEESVKSGDLSSLRMILNTGEPLNVGAWKWLREHLPAVYIADAYWMTEHLYPVAATPFGIAEIPYKPGSAGSKFPGSEFIVVDDEGRPLPPKSKGYIVLRPNNPALAKMHKDLNGEKMVKTYWSRFQGYFYTGDYGYVDEDGYLYVLGRADDVISSGERIGTMEVESVVVTHPAVAEAAAVGYKKEGGEGILVVVVPKKGVSESHQLENEIKEYLRNSGYIIDRVVFVRRLPKTKSGKIMRRLLRALARGEEIGDVSTLDDPSVLEELRKVLAQ; this is encoded by the coding sequence ATGGAAGCCAAGTTTTACGGGCTAGAAAAAGTGATAAGGGAATGGGAGGAAGCGAAAAGAGACCCGGAGAAGTTCTGGGCTGATAAGTCCAAAGTCCTCACTTGGTTCAGGAGACCGGATAAAATAATTGAAGGACAGCCCCCGTTCGAGAAATGGTTCGTAAATGGTTTTCTTAATATTTCTTATAACGCTGTAGACCGTCACTTACCCGATAAAGCAGAAAAAGTAGCTTTTTACTGGGTTAACGAGAGGCTGGAAAGTAAGGCGATATCTTATAGGGACCTATACTGTGAGGTAAACAGAGCTGCCTATGTCCTCAGGGAACTCGGAGTCAAAAGAGGAGATTCGGTATCATTACTCATGCCCAGTATCCCCGAGGCATTGTACTTCTCCCTGGCTGCCCATAGGCTCGGGGCGACTCTCGTGATCCATTATGTAGGCCTGAGTGCTGAGACATTAAGTTATAGGCTGAACGACTGTGATTCAAAGGTCATGGTCGTCGCAAGTAAGGGCTTCAGAAACGGTAACGAGATCAGGATAAAGGACTTTGTAGACAAACTCCTTAATGAGTATAAAACTCCAGTTGAAAAACTGCTGGTAGTTAAGAGGGGGTATGATGACTTTAACGTCAACAGCAGGGACGTAATATATGAGGAGGTAAAACCGAGGGGCAGAGTGGAAGTAGACCCGGTAGCTGTAGAGTCCAACGAGACAGCTACGATATACTATACCTCGGGGACTACCGGGAGGCCTAAGGGCCTGACCCACTCAAATGGCGGGTACTTGGTAGCGTTAAACACGGCATTTAAGTCTATCTTCAGCCCTAAAGGAGATGACGTCTGGTGGACTATATCGGAACTGGGGTGGCCTGTCTGGCCCATGGCTAACGTATACGTAATTCCTGTACTCGGTTTAACGGGGGTGCTATTTGAGGGGTTTGTAGGGTATAAATCCGACCTCTTCTCGAGGATAATTGAGAGGTTCGGGGTCTCCTTGGTCTGGTCTTCGACCACGACCTTGTACACGCTCAAAAGCCTCGGTGAGGAGTCCGTAAAGTCAGGGGACCTCTCATCACTTAGGATGATATTGAACACGGGAGAGCCCCTGAACGTGGGGGCGTGGAAGTGGTTAAGGGAGCACTTACCTGCCGTCTATATCGCCGACGCGTATTGGATGACGGAACACCTCTACCCGGTCGCCGCCACCCCGTTCGGGATAGCGGAAATACCGTACAAGCCTGGGTCTGCAGGCTCAAAGTTCCCCGGGTCAGAGTTTATAGTAGTCGACGATGAAGGGAGACCTTTACCCCCAAAGAGTAAGGGTTACATTGTACTGAGGCCTAACAACCCGGCGTTAGCTAAGATGCATAAAGACCTGAACGGGGAGAAGATGGTCAAGACGTATTGGTCCAGGTTTCAGGGCTACTTTTACACCGGAGATTACGGCTATGTAGATGAGGACGGCTACTTGTACGTCTTAGGTAGAGCTGACGACGTCATAAGTTCCGGTGAAAGGATCGGTACAATGGAAGTGGAGAGTGTAGTCGTAACTCACCCTGCAGTCGCTGAAGCTGCTGCCGTAGGGTATAAAAAGGAGGGCGGAGAGGGGATTTTAGTAGTCGTCGTACCCAAAAAAGGAGTATCGGAAAGCCACCAACTTGAAAACGAGATAAAAGAGTACCTAAGGAACAGCGGGTACATAATTGACAGAGTCGTGTTCGTGAGGAGGTTACCTAAGACTAAGAGCGGTAAGATAATGAGGAGGCTATTAAGGGCGTTGGCGAGAGGAGAGGAAATAGGGGACGTATCAACTCTCGATGACCCTTCAGTACTTGAGGAGTTGAGGAAGGTATTAGCGCAATAG
- a CDS encoding carotenoid biosynthesis protein: MVKWDINKVQLASLIILVLGIILDGILIVFFFLSVISLILISMKRRDAITVFLVSMIVGFLSEELGIHTGIPFGRYEYNFPPYILGVPIFVILGWGLFSFISYLAIMDFPKRYKVAFFPLMMVIIDLSVDPIMVTAHFWTWAPSPLEWFGIPVTNFLGWYLVSLIISLTFPNRAYHDRPNPLFIIPYFLFSLKFLLFAEPQLFVPLLVATSLAGLTSIVLYMAENRINAKSV; this comes from the coding sequence ATGGTCAAATGGGACATCAATAAAGTTCAACTGGCCTCACTTATCATTCTGGTTTTAGGGATAATTTTGGATGGGATACTCATAGTTTTCTTTTTCTTATCGGTCATTTCGCTTATCCTGATCTCTATGAAGAGGAGAGACGCGATAACAGTGTTCTTAGTTTCAATGATAGTAGGGTTCCTCTCCGAGGAGTTAGGGATACACACGGGGATCCCTTTTGGCCGTTATGAATATAACTTTCCACCTTATATCCTAGGTGTCCCAATATTCGTCATTTTAGGCTGGGGGCTATTCAGTTTTATATCTTACTTAGCTATAATGGACTTCCCAAAAAGGTATAAAGTGGCTTTTTTCCCCTTAATGATGGTCATAATAGACTTGTCTGTCGACCCCATAATGGTCACGGCTCATTTCTGGACCTGGGCACCTTCGCCCTTGGAATGGTTCGGCATCCCGGTGACTAATTTCTTAGGGTGGTATTTGGTGTCCCTCATAATCTCACTTACCTTCCCCAACAGGGCCTACCATGACAGACCGAACCCGCTCTTCATAATACCGTATTTCCTGTTTTCCCTGAAGTTCCTCCTCTTTGCGGAACCCCAGTTATTTGTCCCGTTATTAGTAGCTACCTCCTTAGCCGGGTTAACCTCAATAGTCCTCTACATGGCAGAAAATAGGATAAACGCTAAGTCGGTCTAG
- a CDS encoding DODA-type extradiol aromatic ring-opening family dioxygenase: MLGLLASHGSPTILTEEVEWKKELQRIGKEIRETYNPGVVLVFSPHFISWSNENFVEIGNKLRCIQDFYGFPEELYKFCYEAENDVELAETLSSFLTPDSRWGLDHGAWIPLYYMFPEGIRVVTVSISNKSHEEHYQLGKRIGEVLRDSGRRPLVLATSSPTHRLDLYYLSVRPRPTMFDLILQDLIDGGRFDEIVNAYKVYAKEFKEAMPEGELKTLDMLLGVVQPSKGKVIAYDTPWPGVSMMLASFNS, encoded by the coding sequence ATGTTAGGGCTTTTGGCAAGTCACGGGTCTCCTACTATCTTGACTGAAGAGGTGGAGTGGAAAAAAGAATTACAAAGGATAGGTAAGGAGATACGCGAGACTTATAACCCCGGTGTGGTGCTGGTCTTTTCTCCCCATTTTATTTCATGGAGTAATGAAAATTTTGTGGAGATAGGAAATAAACTTAGGTGTATCCAGGACTTTTACGGGTTCCCTGAGGAGCTATACAAGTTCTGCTATGAAGCTGAGAACGACGTGGAGTTAGCGGAAACCCTCAGTTCTTTCTTGACCCCCGACAGTAGGTGGGGCCTAGACCACGGGGCGTGGATACCCCTTTACTACATGTTCCCGGAAGGGATAAGGGTAGTAACAGTATCTATAAGTAACAAAAGCCATGAGGAACATTACCAGCTGGGGAAAAGGATAGGTGAGGTTCTTAGGGACTCCGGTAGGAGGCCTCTGGTGCTGGCGACTAGTTCTCCGACCCACAGGCTTGACCTATACTACCTTAGTGTAAGACCGAGACCTACCATGTTCGACTTAATCCTCCAAGACCTTATCGACGGGGGGAGGTTTGACGAAATAGTAAATGCTTACAAGGTCTATGCTAAGGAGTTTAAGGAAGCGATGCCAGAAGGTGAGCTAAAAACCCTTGATATGCTTTTAGGCGTAGTACAGCCCAGCAAGGGAAAGGTTATCGCTTATGATACTCCTTGGCCCGGAGTGAGTATGATGTTGGCTAGTTTTAATTCATGA